ATTAAAGATGAACTTTcgggttttattttaattttaattttcatttattttgatattcctgTTAAGCCGTAAagaagaaggaaggtcaaaAGGTCATAAACTTGTCGTTTATGTTACTTCATTCCACACTactcatgactttttttttttttttaatcttacactcaacaaatactccataactacaaaaaaagtaaaactaagactaaaactaccaaaactaaaattaaacttaCAACCAAAagtataaattaaaaactactAAAATGAGATaaagataaatcatttaaaaaaaataaaatccacccTTAATTGTACATATAACCTGTAAAactcattttaaatttattttcaaatcaattttgagacggaagcaaaaataaatcgaAATAAcagttgcataagtgtgcacaccctgctACAACTGGGGTTGTGGCTgagttcagaattaaccaatcacagtcaaGTCCACGTTAAATGAGTCAGCAGCCAGCAAACAACTTCCACCACTAAAAGTGACTGATTTACCCCAAATAGATTTCAGATGttttagtaggcttttcctgtcaTTTGTCGCCTTTCTCGCAGAAAGAAACATGAAGGTTTTGTGCTGACTAATAATGACAGCTATTTTGAACTGTGCTTAATTCTCTCCACAGTTCCAGCTTAAATTGGACAATTTGGTGATAAGCAGTTTTGTGTTTGTGCCAAACATATGGTCAAAAACCTCAACTTTTATCCACATAGTGACATCACACCCGCTATTCATACTGCACAGCATCCTGGGACTTGTAGTATCAGCGAACAATAGCGAGCCATACGGAAATTATTCTCGAAATAAAAGTTCGCTCAgtctgctttttttgggggggggtttgaaGTTTTGTTTGAGCTTCCTGCTCGAGGCGCCAGTCCAGGCCTGTCAGTCACCGCCCGACTCATATGTTGACCTCAGGGCTGTTCCTGCCATTTTACCTCAAATGCAGACATGAGAGGACACTGTGATTTTCTCTGCGGGTCAACTCAAGTGCTGTCTCTTTCTTCTCAAGAGGGCTGAAACACAAGAAGACATTGTTAGAAAATGATCATTCAATGCAGCTTAAGTACAACTAGTGCCAGTGGTTTGAAAGTTTGAATATACCCATtgtaaaaatgctttatttatttactattattattttggcaaaaaaataaaacataatagttGTAGCGACTAACCTTGTGTCCTTTCGTCGCCGTGGATGGAGGATGTGGGAGATGTTTTTGACATAAATTATGCTGCTAACTTTATAGCTGAAACGCTACTTGCGAAATCAATGTACGTATGTGTATGTTTGAGAGAGTATTAAAAACCACACGACCTTCCACACCATCAACCTAATCACCTAGAACTGTGCTTAAAAGGATGAGTGAGTGAGGGAGAGGTTCAAGCAGTGCCTACACTGCTACCTGTGCTCATCTACCGCAAATAAAATGACGGCTTTAACACGGAGCAACAGTTTGGCCAACTTATTCCAATGAGCCATTGTGACCACTTGCAGAGGGGGGGCGCTGTTGAGGCAAGGAAAAGATGACATTTCAACAGTTGGCACAAGTTTTTCTTcaagctgtcttttttttttttttctttcagtgaTCGGACACGAGATGGGGAGAACGAGAGATAATTCAGGCATGCACAGAAGATGGCTGACATGCTCAATTGAGATTCCGGTGTTCGGAAATACATTTGATTTTCGAACATGTGACTTTTATAGGGTTTCCactgggaaaaaagaaaaagaaaaagccggTTAGCAGATGAAATGGTTGAAATGATACTCGTGTTAAAATCAACTTCTTTCAATGAATGATTATAAATCACTTATATGCATTATTTACGCACCTGTTTCAGAAGGTACGCCCTTAAAACtgttgggttaaaaataatCCAATATGGGTTATGATAACCCAGTAGTTTTCGGGGTGTACAAGTTGACTGAAGCTTCTGTTCGAACTTCGAACACAATCAACAAGAAGGCAAATTTAAAACACTTTGGCATTGTGAATTAAATATTATCATCTGTatccttgcattttttttttttttttaaatacatcttGTTTTGGATCACAAGATTGTGATGGTTAAGTACAATTTCTGTTATTTAGCTCTTGTagcatgtatgtatatatatatatatatatatatatatatatgtatatattttttttttcctgacaacccaattaaatatcaatccaaacatggaaaattcacattttcacccaaaaaaataaatctcgaGTGAAAGTGGATACTTTGCTCTTTGACCCACTTTTCATGAATCATATTCTGACCACTTGCACAATATTCATTACAAGTACTTTTTCCAAATATTCTGCCTTTACGTCGTCATGATCAATTTTGAGCGACTGTCAAAGATTAGTGCTGTCTTTCCCCCTTAAATGTGGCAACCAATTTATTAGGAACACCtctcataatataataaaaatatttgacatactGTAAGTATTTTCTTTGCCGAGgcacaatatttgttttgaagTACTTTATATGTGGTTATATAGAGCTATATGCTGTGGTTTGATGATGTATGATTACATTTGAAGAGCAGACACCAACAAAACTTGTATTGTTCTAAACCAGGtgatgtcaaacataaggcccgcgggccggattaggCCCACAAtgtggtttaatccggcccgcgagatgattttgtaaagtaaaaaaaataatttgtaatgtcggactacaGTCGGCCAcagtcaaaatatataaaatttgtaacttcacaagcagtcctcagatgagcaatgcaacttgtacgggggaatcgtcctgatGTCATGAtgttacacacaacttaaagttacggtttgtttaattattatttttcttaatcatagaccgagtaacatgttaaatacgacacaaattcaattactggtaacacaaatagatatgacaaggattagcgtccttataacgtcattaactgcgtcaCGCAATactttctgggaacaatatatatatatatatatatatatatatatatatgcaaaacaggtagatttaacacatccaggactcagtgttgccgggttccatttgcatttttattattttttttagaacaatatgatgacagttgagctccgtaattcagggctggcacacaaatagagaAAATCAGCGTATTagtgacggcaatcgtttttaagttatataccgttattttaccgatgcggcccactttgtaatatattttccttcatgcggcccctgagctaacatgagtttgacaccccaaaGTGATTGACAATGCTTCAAATTGTCCTGTGGAAAAGTtgagcaaagttaaaaaaaaataaaaaaatcgaaagATCTTCACACATAACCAGGCCCATTTAACACAAAACTTAACTGTGAGGTGAATGAATTGTACGGACAGttgaaaaaatgttatattctTTATTCTCACATTGTATTTGGGTCATATCAACAATAGCAAACCTTCTCAAGAGCATGCTTAAAAACTTTACACTTTCATTCAACAAAAGCTATTAAATAGTATTTACAGGAGGGGGCGGGTGGCAAATCTTCCACTGTAAGACATGTTGAAGTGATTTCAAACCTCTCTGTGGTCATAAACACAACACAGCCAGAAATGTTGCAGTGATGGAGAAAAACAGCTCGCCCCCAAAAGTATTGcactaactttttatttttgtagtgtTTTGAACACGAGGGTCACAGAAACAGATTCCTGGAGTCCTCCCGCTTGACGTGCTCGGCCGCCGCCTTGTCCCCGCACTTGCTCCTCTTGTTCTGGTGCGTCTTGACGTGCTTGGCCAGGTGGTCGCTCCGCATGAACCTCTTGCAGCAGTCCGGGCACACGAAGCGCTTCTCGCCCGTGTGAGTCCTCAAGTGTCGCTGCAGCTCGTCCGAGCGCGTGAAGCTCTTGCCGCAGAAGAGCCAGTTGCACACGAAGGGCCTCTCGCCCGAGTGCCACCTCAGGTGCGCCTTCAGGTGCGACGTCTTGCCGTACACCTTTCCGCAGCCCGGGATGTGGCACACGTGCTGCTTCTTCTTGCCGGGCTCGTCGGCGGCGCCGGAGGCGGACGCCGATTGGCAGTTGGGGCAGCGGCACCTGCGGCAGCGGCGAGCGGCGGTCAGGGGCGACTTGGTGTGGAGGAGGGCGGCGATCTGCGTCTGGTACTGGGCGAAGTCGGCCGTGTGGCCGTGCAGCACCAGGCCGCGCTGCAGCTGGAAGCGGTGCGGGTGGCCCACGTGGTTGCCCTGCTGCAGGCTCCACCACGGGATGTCCTCGGCCGGGTTGGGCGACAGCTGTCTCTGGGCGAAGGTGGGCACGGCGGGCGGGATGGGGGCGGGCGCCGCGTAGCTGACGGCCGGCACGTAGGTGGGCGGGCAGGCCGACTGCATGGAGCACGGCAGCATCTTCACCGGCGAGAAGTCATACGGGTAAGCGGGGTCGGCGGGCGGGGTGAGGGGCAACTCGTGAGGGGGGCCGAACGAGCCCAGCGGCTGCGGCTTGGAGGGTAGTCCGAAAGTGGGGTTGCCGGGCGGGCTGGTCTCGTTAGTCCACGGGTGGAACAGGCGCGACGGTGAGCCCAGCGTGGTGGGGTCGTAGGGGACCTGGAGGAAGTCGGGGGGGCTGGAGCCcggctggtggtggtggtggtggtggtggtggtggtgcccGATGCGGTTACAGGTGGCGGCCAGGAGAGCCAGCGGGGAGTGCTTGCAGTTCTCCGGGGAAGAGTTGGGAGTGCGGTCCTGGAACGTGTGAGAGACATTTTTCAGATTGGGTGGGGGGGACACTTGACATGGCCACTTCAATAGGTCCACCGCTACTTTCTGTTGTAGTTTGTCTGCCTCATAAGCGGaaaaatacaacatattgtTACATTTTGTTTGTCGGTCTTATTAGCTGAGAAAGTTTGAGAAACAACTCTTGAAGATTTACTCTACTAAAATGTACATATATTGAAGCAAAGCCTcttaaaattataattaaaaaaatgaatttatacTAGTTTGTTGGTCTCATTTGCTTAACAAAGCATCACAAGCTACTCTCTTGACGATATAGAGGAGTTCTACatgaataataaaattaaatcgaATTTCTATTAAGTTTCTCAGTCTCAGCTGAATGAGGTAATGAGCAGAAACGGATTTTCTTTACGATATACACTAACTAAACAAAGCATACAGTTACATACAGCTCAAATATTTAactataaatgtatttaaaacgtCGTGGTTCCGAGtcacttaaaaaagaaaacaagttaaatacagtaaattccGATTTTTAACAGATAATTCAGGGCAGGTGTACCGCCAGACCAGATTGTTTGCTTGTCCCTCAAAAAGTTTCGACTTGAATTAGGACTTATTCTCAACTTTCTTACGATGATTTGAcccataaaaatacataaaaaaaaaaaaatacgttatCATATTTATGCAAAGAAAGTAAGTGACCCCAAAGTTGTTCCAAACGAACCTGCAGAAAAGCTTGAAGCGTCTCGTTCCGCAGAACAGCCACCGCTGCCATGTTCCTCCTCCGCCTGGGCAACAAACGCGCAATACAAAcgcgcccaaaaaaaaaaaaaaagtgtcttaattcaacaaaagtGTGCTCATCGGTGGTAAAATAAGCCCACTCATCCAAAAACAAGTCAGTTTGGAGCGAGCATCCGACGTGACGCCTTCCTCTCCGGCGGATCTCCTTGCACTATCTGACGCGGCGGCGGATCACTTGAGAGAACGTGATAAGCACTTTGGTGGGCTGCCAGCCACTCACAAATAagatggcagactttgaagtTTGCCGCTGTCCAATCATCAAAGAATGGCGGTTCTGTGAGAGAAGCAAGCAAATCCTTTGAATCCACAAAGCTGCTATGGTGTGTTTGTGGTGTGGGATAAAGGAGCTGATTATTAGCAAGGGGAGGCGGGGGAGGGAGGAGATAAAGGCGGGACAATTAATGAAGTAATCACTATGTGGGAAATGTATATAGACAAATAATTGGATTTTCCCCGATCAAAGCCCCCCCACATGCCGCCCGGAGAGCCCACCGTTGGCCGTCCCAGTCATCTGATCCGCTTTTTGTAATTAAGGATTTGTAGTAGAACGCAGAGCCACAATGTGACATTGTTATCTCCGGAGATCTCCGAGAACTCGATGGGGGGATACATCAAGCGACTTGACGCCACGACTTTTTCATCTCTTCGAAATCGGCGTCTCTGTTCTACTTTGCTGTTTTACACTTCAGTCGTTTCAATAGTGGGGTTTTTATCGCTTTTAAGATGTGTTTCGGAGTCATTCGCTTCTTATTCCCGACGCCAGAAGTGCACTTTTACTTAATTattctcttccactagatggcagaggtGAGACCAAAATGACAATCGCGAGCACGccctcttgtggcatcttggaactatgttgaagtgagttgagattTCTTTTTAAGTCACGTTCCAGCATCTTTGAAGTCCCAGATGGGAGTTCTCCTTTCGATTAGTGATGTCTTGATTAAAAAGTCTTTATGGTTGCTCACAGCACAAACAGGAAACCATTGTCCATTTTATAAAGGGTAAACATGCTATTTTTCATCTAAAAGATGagtcaatgatgatgatgatggcattttttccccagtattGTTGTCATAGTTTTATAAAgtcaaaagtactttttttctgaaacaGGCGATAAAACTTGTTATAGTTGTGAATATCAGCTCGGCGATGGTTATCAAGCTTCCCCCAGCCGAAACAATCACTGTACACTCAACTAGTTTGGAGAGGCAGATTTTTGAATTAGATGTGTTCCTTTGATGGGATTAATGTTCTTAGTCCTCTCCCACGGCTTTCCACACACAGTCATGAGGGAGAGATGGCGGGTGGGTGGGcggttggggggtggggggtcgtCCTGCTGGGCTGGAGCCATGTAAGCTACAACTACAAGAAGCACGCACATGGCCGAATGATATGAACACTAGCGCAGATTAAGCTTGTTTACATGAAGTGGAGGCAAAGCGACGAGGCAACGTTTCGTAAACATTCGGAATGGGAGTGACTGGTGACTTTTCGATGAACTCCAAACatggaaaatgaaaatccaTATATTGTTGATGATAGATGATTTGGATGAGGTGTCATGGAAGATTCGATTGCAGTAGTTGAGGTTATGAATGCATGGACGAGGTTTTTAGCAGTCGAAAAGGAAATGATTTTGAGAAGGCAAAGCATGATTTGGGTCACTGAGGTTAGTAGTGGTTTTGAGAAGTTTTGAGGTTCTGAAGGAATGACTTGGAAtcaatcacaagaaggagtcatgccgcATCACTCGAAAGTCTTTTTAACTTGATTTTGGTGTCGGTATCTCCCAGAactgttttttattgtattttatttttattattttttttttggggtggggggggttgcTATCCCAAGTTCTGAATGCAACGTTACACATCCAAAAATTGGCTTTGGGATTCCCGCATATTTTAGt
The Festucalex cinctus isolate MCC-2025b chromosome 11, RoL_Fcin_1.0, whole genome shotgun sequence DNA segment above includes these coding regions:
- the sp5a gene encoding transcription factor Sp5a, whose product is MAAVAVLRNETLQAFLQDRTPNSSPENCKHSPLALLAATCNRIGHHHHHHHHHHQPGSSPPDFLQVPYDPTTLGSPSRLFHPWTNETSPPGNPTFGLPSKPQPLGSFGPPHELPLTPPADPAYPYDFSPVKMLPCSMQSACPPTYVPAVSYAAPAPIPPAVPTFAQRQLSPNPAEDIPWWSLQQGNHVGHPHRFQLQRGLVLHGHTADFAQYQTQIAALLHTKSPLTAARRCRRCRCPNCQSASASGAADEPGKKKQHVCHIPGCGKVYGKTSHLKAHLRWHSGERPFVCNWLFCGKSFTRSDELQRHLRTHTGEKRFVCPDCCKRFMRSDHLAKHVKTHQNKRSKCGDKAAAEHVKREDSRNLFL